In Topomyia yanbarensis strain Yona2022 chromosome 2, ASM3024719v1, whole genome shotgun sequence, one DNA window encodes the following:
- the LOC131681911 gene encoding zinc finger protein 502-like isoform X1: MDNVENICRICLTGGTTGVDCLLISIFRQLVESPDPDFSIVTAMQVICDLEVSEDDNFPKQICMVCYSRLVDAYGLRDQSQKSMETLSAIMNKATMNEMCNAEEDEENIYDVEYLEEEQETIAPELVDLKFERQDDLEISVEQSVVGNMATASDEIIYSCCGCSKSYGTEIELRKHSIQVHHPKTKVEASINKNQCNICFKLFRSVYKLKAHRNGKNSLQPLKKCEFCGCNFYSSSGLSNHCKLFHTEQLFKCCGCTFSSLDKRKFLQHSDSHQIEKDSGEQLKRYECSVCYERFKTLSEKRTHQRFPYRKRRAKESEEEITMTVLRCCGCPKVFKTISELRSHQNELHFPQRVQSSNEELSIECGGCYKLFKNTALLNKHLRRAADKKLYACSKCTVARRSLKDLIEHEATHKGGGAFVCCGCRRGFETQDALEHHSLEEHSKRPKIYHNDESDTIRPFECKICYRKYKSARDLRGHQRFVYYDKIHTCDTCGKGFSQESSLSVHMARHKKEAKFPCPICGKKYKHEVMVRNCITRHERPKEHKCKICNVIFPAASNLYSHMVSHSEDRRYKCDVCGQMFKRSFHLRKHKITHTSEKNYPCEQCSARFCSTTELYKHQIRHTGVYPYECSICSKKVTTRQVYIKHYESHIDEKDKIFTCDVCPTQFSQEHFLSNHVKYTHRIEPQDKHWNDKFNRQGPSRMRGGPRMAGLKLSDSFDTSRCEAKIAETDNGDPLLLMETVDEEVVLTNE, encoded by the exons ATGGATAATGTGGAAAATATTTGCCGAATTTGTTTGACTGGAGGAACGACGGGTGTGGATTGCTTGTTGATTAGTATTTTTCGACAACTGGTT GAGTCTCCGGAtccggatttttcaatagtcaCTGCAATGCAAGTAATTTGTGATTTAGAG GTATCAGAAGATGACAACTTTCCGAAACAAATTTGTATGGTGTGCTATTCGCGACTCGTGGACGCGTACGGGTTGCGCGATCAGTCCCAGAAATCGATGGAAACTCTCTCCGCTATAATGAACAAAGCGACCATGAACGAAATGTGCAATGCAGAGGAAGACGAGGAAAACATATATGATGTCGAGTATCTGGAAGAAGAGCAAGAAACGATTGCTCCAGAGCTCGTAGATTTGAAATTCGAGCGCCAAGATGACTTAGAGATTTCTGTTGAACAATCAGTTGTCGGAAACATGGCAACTGCTAGCGatgaaataatttattcctgTTGCGGATGTTCAAAATCATATGGGACTGAAATTGAGCTGAGGAAACATTCAATTCAAGTACACCACCCCAAAACAAAAGTAGAAGCATCAATTAATAAAAACCAATGTAACATATGCTTCAAGCTGTTCCGGAGCGTTTACAAACTGAAGGCTCATAGGAATGGTAAAAATAGCTTACAACCACtgaaaaaatgtgaattttgtGGTTGCAATTTTTACTCTTCAAGTGGTCTATCCAACCATTGCAAATTATTCCATACTGAGCAGTTATTTAAATGCTGTGGGTGTACGTTTAGTTCGTTAGATAAACGCAAATTTCTTCAGCACTCGGATAGTCACCAAATAGAAAAAGATTCGGGCGAGCAATTGAAACGCTATGAATGTTCGGTTTGCTATGAACGTTTCAAAACATTGTCTGAAAAAAGAACTCATCAGCGATTTCCTTATCGTAAGCGAAGAGCGAAAGAGTCGGAGGAAGAGATAACCATGACGGTGCTGCGATGCTGCGGATGCCCAAAGGTTTTCAAAACAATCTCGGAGCTACGGAGCCACCAAAATGAGCTGCACTTTCCACAGAGAGTACAGAGCTCTAACGAGGAGTTATCAATCGAGTGTGGTGGATGCTACAAGTTATTTAAAAACACTGCTCTCCTCAATAAGCACCTTCGACGAGCGGCGGACAAGAAGCTGTACGCTTGTAGTAAGTGCACCGTTGCTCGTCGCTCTTTGAAAGATTTGATCGAGCATGAGGCCACTCACAAAGGGGGAGGAGCTTTTGTCTGCTGTGGCTGCCGCAGAGGCTTCGAGACACAAGATGCTTTGGAACACCACTCGTTGGAAGAGCATTCCAAAAGACCGAAAATTTACCATAATGACGAATCCGATACCATAAGACCTTTCGAGTGTAAAATTTGCtatcgaaaatacaaatcaGCCAGAGATCTCCGCGGCCATCAGCGGTTTGTGTATTACGATAAGATTCACACTTGCGATACATGTGGCAAAG GATTCTCCCAGGAAAGTAGCCTATCCGTGCACATGGCAAGACACAAAAAGGAGGCCAAGTTTCCATGCCCTATTTGTGGGAAGAAGTATAAACACGAAGTCATGGTACGTAATTGTATAACACGTCATGAGCGGCCGAAGGAGCACAAATGCAAAATATGTAACGTTATCTTTCCGGCCGCTTCAAATCTCTATTCCCATATGGTTTCTCACTCAGAAGATCGACGTTACAAATGTGACGTTTGTGGACAGATGTTCAAACGAAGCTTCCATCTCCGAAAACATAAAATCACTCATACAAGTGAAAAGAATTACCCTTGTGAACAGTGTTCCGCCCGGTTCTGTTCCACTACAGAGCTGTACAAACATCAAATTCGCCATACCGGAGTTTATCCGTATGAATGTAGCATTTGTAGCAAGAAAGTAACAACACGCCAGGTGTATATAAAACACTATGAGAGCCACATTGATGAAAAAGACAAGATATTCACTTGTGACGTTTGTCCGACACAATTCAGTCAAGAACATTTCCTATCCAATCACGTTAAGTATACGCACCGGATCGAACCACAGGATAAGCACTGGAATGATAAATTTAATCGTCAAGGACCGAGCAGAATGAGGGGAGGTCCGCGGATGGCTGGACTTAAGTTAAGTGATTCTTTTGACACCAGTAGGTGTGAGGCGAAGATCGCGGAAACGGACAATGGTGATCCTCTCTTGCTCATGGAGACAGTGGACGAGGAAGTTGTACTGACGAACGAGTGA
- the LOC131681911 gene encoding zinc finger protein 502-like isoform X2: MDNVENICRICLTGGTTGVDCLLISIFRQLESPDPDFSIVTAMQVICDLEVSEDDNFPKQICMVCYSRLVDAYGLRDQSQKSMETLSAIMNKATMNEMCNAEEDEENIYDVEYLEEEQETIAPELVDLKFERQDDLEISVEQSVVGNMATASDEIIYSCCGCSKSYGTEIELRKHSIQVHHPKTKVEASINKNQCNICFKLFRSVYKLKAHRNGKNSLQPLKKCEFCGCNFYSSSGLSNHCKLFHTEQLFKCCGCTFSSLDKRKFLQHSDSHQIEKDSGEQLKRYECSVCYERFKTLSEKRTHQRFPYRKRRAKESEEEITMTVLRCCGCPKVFKTISELRSHQNELHFPQRVQSSNEELSIECGGCYKLFKNTALLNKHLRRAADKKLYACSKCTVARRSLKDLIEHEATHKGGGAFVCCGCRRGFETQDALEHHSLEEHSKRPKIYHNDESDTIRPFECKICYRKYKSARDLRGHQRFVYYDKIHTCDTCGKGFSQESSLSVHMARHKKEAKFPCPICGKKYKHEVMVRNCITRHERPKEHKCKICNVIFPAASNLYSHMVSHSEDRRYKCDVCGQMFKRSFHLRKHKITHTSEKNYPCEQCSARFCSTTELYKHQIRHTGVYPYECSICSKKVTTRQVYIKHYESHIDEKDKIFTCDVCPTQFSQEHFLSNHVKYTHRIEPQDKHWNDKFNRQGPSRMRGGPRMAGLKLSDSFDTSRCEAKIAETDNGDPLLLMETVDEEVVLTNE; the protein is encoded by the exons ATGGATAATGTGGAAAATATTTGCCGAATTTGTTTGACTGGAGGAACGACGGGTGTGGATTGCTTGTTGATTAGTATTTTTCGACAACTG GAGTCTCCGGAtccggatttttcaatagtcaCTGCAATGCAAGTAATTTGTGATTTAGAG GTATCAGAAGATGACAACTTTCCGAAACAAATTTGTATGGTGTGCTATTCGCGACTCGTGGACGCGTACGGGTTGCGCGATCAGTCCCAGAAATCGATGGAAACTCTCTCCGCTATAATGAACAAAGCGACCATGAACGAAATGTGCAATGCAGAGGAAGACGAGGAAAACATATATGATGTCGAGTATCTGGAAGAAGAGCAAGAAACGATTGCTCCAGAGCTCGTAGATTTGAAATTCGAGCGCCAAGATGACTTAGAGATTTCTGTTGAACAATCAGTTGTCGGAAACATGGCAACTGCTAGCGatgaaataatttattcctgTTGCGGATGTTCAAAATCATATGGGACTGAAATTGAGCTGAGGAAACATTCAATTCAAGTACACCACCCCAAAACAAAAGTAGAAGCATCAATTAATAAAAACCAATGTAACATATGCTTCAAGCTGTTCCGGAGCGTTTACAAACTGAAGGCTCATAGGAATGGTAAAAATAGCTTACAACCACtgaaaaaatgtgaattttgtGGTTGCAATTTTTACTCTTCAAGTGGTCTATCCAACCATTGCAAATTATTCCATACTGAGCAGTTATTTAAATGCTGTGGGTGTACGTTTAGTTCGTTAGATAAACGCAAATTTCTTCAGCACTCGGATAGTCACCAAATAGAAAAAGATTCGGGCGAGCAATTGAAACGCTATGAATGTTCGGTTTGCTATGAACGTTTCAAAACATTGTCTGAAAAAAGAACTCATCAGCGATTTCCTTATCGTAAGCGAAGAGCGAAAGAGTCGGAGGAAGAGATAACCATGACGGTGCTGCGATGCTGCGGATGCCCAAAGGTTTTCAAAACAATCTCGGAGCTACGGAGCCACCAAAATGAGCTGCACTTTCCACAGAGAGTACAGAGCTCTAACGAGGAGTTATCAATCGAGTGTGGTGGATGCTACAAGTTATTTAAAAACACTGCTCTCCTCAATAAGCACCTTCGACGAGCGGCGGACAAGAAGCTGTACGCTTGTAGTAAGTGCACCGTTGCTCGTCGCTCTTTGAAAGATTTGATCGAGCATGAGGCCACTCACAAAGGGGGAGGAGCTTTTGTCTGCTGTGGCTGCCGCAGAGGCTTCGAGACACAAGATGCTTTGGAACACCACTCGTTGGAAGAGCATTCCAAAAGACCGAAAATTTACCATAATGACGAATCCGATACCATAAGACCTTTCGAGTGTAAAATTTGCtatcgaaaatacaaatcaGCCAGAGATCTCCGCGGCCATCAGCGGTTTGTGTATTACGATAAGATTCACACTTGCGATACATGTGGCAAAG GATTCTCCCAGGAAAGTAGCCTATCCGTGCACATGGCAAGACACAAAAAGGAGGCCAAGTTTCCATGCCCTATTTGTGGGAAGAAGTATAAACACGAAGTCATGGTACGTAATTGTATAACACGTCATGAGCGGCCGAAGGAGCACAAATGCAAAATATGTAACGTTATCTTTCCGGCCGCTTCAAATCTCTATTCCCATATGGTTTCTCACTCAGAAGATCGACGTTACAAATGTGACGTTTGTGGACAGATGTTCAAACGAAGCTTCCATCTCCGAAAACATAAAATCACTCATACAAGTGAAAAGAATTACCCTTGTGAACAGTGTTCCGCCCGGTTCTGTTCCACTACAGAGCTGTACAAACATCAAATTCGCCATACCGGAGTTTATCCGTATGAATGTAGCATTTGTAGCAAGAAAGTAACAACACGCCAGGTGTATATAAAACACTATGAGAGCCACATTGATGAAAAAGACAAGATATTCACTTGTGACGTTTGTCCGACACAATTCAGTCAAGAACATTTCCTATCCAATCACGTTAAGTATACGCACCGGATCGAACCACAGGATAAGCACTGGAATGATAAATTTAATCGTCAAGGACCGAGCAGAATGAGGGGAGGTCCGCGGATGGCTGGACTTAAGTTAAGTGATTCTTTTGACACCAGTAGGTGTGAGGCGAAGATCGCGGAAACGGACAATGGTGATCCTCTCTTGCTCATGGAGACAGTGGACGAGGAAGTTGTACTGACGAACGAGTGA
- the LOC131679860 gene encoding uncharacterized protein K02A2.6-like translates to MEMQKSSMPPFEVENTTSIGNRWAKWKRSLELFLDVNAVALASRKRSYMLHFAGPDVQDIFYNTVGYDAAPPAGSDVYREAIRLLDAHFAPLTSIPYERFVFRKMTQEENETIEKFIHRLRDQARLCDYGDALEMRITEQIFDNCRADALREAILKKKLMTVPEIAEEARVLETVKKNRDEMRKPADENTVHQVKKSNREELCFRCGNQGHFANDKKCPARSKTCDKCKIVGHFKKMCKTKSANRSGSSKHRVQQVKNCDDSATDSSGSEIESDSDDDVQNVYATSTVADKVTCFVGGIKLHWVIDSGAHVNVITRRTWRALKDSGCRFSKEEKSSKVLRVYGNGKLKVYKIVKTDIATRNKSVNCELYVVDKKNGANLLSRGTSTELGILEIHGEVFNVDNVNEPIIGKLKDTQVEIKIDSSVTPVQQSCRRLPIPLKKLVNDKLADLLKQDIIEPAPLKITWASPLVVTPKDGGKSVRLCVDMRKANKAIFSEKHPLPTFEEIMPHLDGCKVFSKIDLVKAFHQIELAPNSREITTFVTPDAYYRYKRLMFGMKVAPEIFQRCIERVLRGLQGVKAFIDDLLVYGSSKEEHDLRLKAVLNRLHEFGLTINVEKSEYGKTTVTFMGHKLSEQGILPTNDKVSAIQTFRRPQNPSEMRSFLGLVNYVGKFVPNLSVLTAPLRSMTEKGAKIHWSKDAKDSFTKIKRALSDPEHLAYYNPESPTILVTDASDNGLGAVLLQTVNSRPRPISYASKSLSTTEKKYSTLDKEALAVVWATERFEMYLRGLNFTILTDHKPLVQIFGESSTPNPRQERWVLRMQSYRYSIVYVPGEVNIADPLSRLSDIPLAKTFDKQTEEVLNSIVDVNRPAAITMNEIVRCSKDDNEIQKIRQALYDDNWDHTLKGFVPFKSELCLVKHILLRKNKIVIPYSLRATVLQLSHVGHPGKEKMKRRLRVAVWWPGLDADVEKSCRTCVECQMVGQASKPEPLRVRELPSAPWVHLSADFLGPLPSGKYIFVLVDLYSRFVVAEITTHTTSNDVILMLRRIFTKLGLPMVLTTDNAKNFSSQELKDYCVDYGIKLTHTTPYWPSANGEVERQNRSLLNRPYTIRFVVRRSYNRSYNLCRNDRLNDYRNVCASVVRLVVRPGRVVW, encoded by the coding sequence ATGGAAATGCAGAAGTCATCGATGCCTCCATTCGAGGTTGAAAATACGACATCAATCGGCAATAGGTGGGCAAAATGGAAAAGGTCATTGGAACTATTTTTGGACGTTAACGCCGTTGCACTGGCTTCTAGAAAGCGGTCGTATATGCTACATTTTGCTGGTCCCGACGTGCAAGATATCTTTTACAACACAGTCGGTTATGACGCGGCTCCACCTGCTGGCTCAGATGTATATCGTGAAGCTATTCGTTTATTGGATGCTCATTTTGCCCCACTTACGAGTATTCCTTATGAACGATTTGTGTTCCGTAAAATGACACAGGAGGAGAACGAAACTATAGAGAAATTTATCCACCGTCTCCGGGATCAGGCTCGACTTTGTGATTATGGTGATGCTTTGGAGATGCGGATCACAGAGCAAATATTCGATAATTGCCGTGCCGATGCGCTCAGAGAggcgattttgaaaaaaaagttgatGACGGTACCGGAAATAGCGGAGGAGGCTCGTGTTTTGGAAacggtgaaaaaaaatcgagatgAGATGAGAAAACCCGCGGATGAGAATACTGTTCATCAAGTAAAGAAGAGCAACCGAGAAGAATTGTGCTTCCGCTGCGGTAACCAAGGTCATTTCGCTAATGATAAAAAGTGCCCGGCGAGATCAAAAACATGCGACAAGTGCAAAATTGTGGGACATTTTAAGAAGATGTGTAAAACCAAATCAGCGAATCGAAGCGGTTCATCAAAGCACCGAGTCCAACAAGTGAAAAATTGCGATGACTCTGCAACCGATTCTTCGGGAAGTGAAATTGAAAGTGATTCAGATGACGATGTTCAAAATGTGTATGCAACAAGCACGGTAGCGGACAAAGTTACATGTTTCGTGGGGGGCATAAAACTGCATTGGGTGATTGATTCCGGAGCCCATGTGAATGTTATTACGCGGCGTACGTGGAGGGCTTTAAAAGACAGTGGATGTAGGTTCAGTAAAGAGGAGAAATCGAGCAAAGTGTTGCGAGTATATggaaacggaaagctaaaagtGTACAAAATTGTGAAAACTGACATTGCTACACGAAATAAGTCAGTGAATTGTGAGTTATATGTGGTGGACAAAAAGAACGGAGCCAATTTATTAAGCAGAGGAACATCTACGGAGCTAGGAATTTTGGAAATTCATGGAGAGGTGTTTAACGTAGATAACGTTAATGAACCAATCATTGGAAAGTTGAAGGATACACAAGTAGAAATCAAAATCGATAGCAGTGTGACCCCGGTGCAACAGTCATGCAGAAGATTACCGATTCCGTTGAAAAAGTTGGTGAATGATAAGCTTGCTGATCTACTGAAGCAGGATATTATTGAACCCGCACCTTTGAAAATAACATGGGCTTCGCCTTTAGTCGTTACTCCCAAGGATGGTGGTAAGAGCGTAAGACTTTGTGTTGATATGCGGAAAGCAAACAAGGCCATTTTTTCCGAAAAACATCCTCTACCGACTTTCGAGGAAATCATGCCGCATTTAGATGGATGCAAGGTTTTTAGCAAAATAGATTTAGTTAAAGCCTTTCATCAAATTGAGCTTGCTCCGAATTCTCGCGAAATTACCACATTTGTTACTCCGGATGCATATTACCGATATAAAAGGCTTATGTTCGGGATGAAAGTGGCACCTGAAATTTTCCAACGATGTATTGAACGAGTTCTGCGAGGGCTTCAAGGCGTGAAAGCATTTATCGACGATCTTCTGGTGTATGGATCGTCAAAAGAAGAACATGATCTACGGCTGAAAGCAGTTCTCAACCGCTTACACGAATTCGGTCTTACAATTAACGTGGAAAAAAGTGAGTATGGTAAAACGACTGTGACATTTATGGGTCATAAACTTTCGGAGCAGGGAATTCTACCTACAAATGATAAGGTGAGCGCCATTCAGACTTTCCGCCGACCACAGAATCCTAGTGAAATGCGTAGCTTTTTGGGATTAGTAAATTACGTTGGGAAATTCGTGCCCAACTTGTCAGTTTTAACCGCACCGCTTCGAAGCATGACTGAAAAAGGGGCGAAAATTCATTGGTCCAAGGATGCAAAGGACTCATTCACCAAAATTAAGCGAGCGCTTTCAGATCCAGAACATTTGGCGTACTACAACCCGGAATCTCCAACAATTCTGGTAACCGATGCCAGCGACAATGGTCTGGGTGCAGTTCTGCTGCAAACGGTAAATTCCAGGCCGCGACCAATAAGTTACGCAAGTAAGAGTCTTTCTACAACAGAGAAAAAATATTCGACATTAGATAAAGAGGCCCTAGCCGTTGTATGGGCTACAGAGCGCTTTGAAATGTATTTGAGGGGCCTAAATTTCACTATACTGACCGATCACAAGCCGTTGGTGCAAATTTTTGGAGAATCTTCGACTCCCAATCCGAGGCAAGAACGCTGGGTATTGAGAATGCAGTCCTATCGATACTCTATCGTGTACGTCCCTGGGGAGGTCAACATAGCTGACCCACTATCGCGCCTCTCCGATATTCCACTCGCAAAAACATTTGATAAACAAACGGAAGAAGTGTTGAATTCAATTGTGGATGTGAACAGACCAGCAGCAATAACGATGAACGAAATTGTCCGTTGTTCAAAAGATGACAATGAGATCCAAAAGATTCGACAAGCACTGTACGACGACAACTGGGATCACACTCTGAAAGGATTTGTACCGTTTAAATCGGAACTTTGCCTAGTAAAACATATTTTGTTACGCAAAAACAAAATCGTTATTCCTTATTCGCTCCGGGCAACAGTTCTTCAACTTTCACACGTTGGACACCCTGGAAAAGAAAAGATGAAACGAAGGCTACGTGTTGCAGTATGGTGGCCGGGATTAGACGCCGACGTAGAAAAATCATGCAGAACCTGTGTAGAGTGCCAAATGGTAGGCCAAGCCAGCAAACCAGAGCCATTGCGTGTGCGAGAACTGCCATCAGCACCTTGGGTTCATTTAAGTGCCGACTTCCTCGGTCCCTTACCGagcggaaaatatattttcgtaTTGGTCGATCTTTACAGCCGATTTGTTGTAGCCGAAATTACTACTCACACTACTTCGAATGATGTAATTCTGATGTTGAgacgaattttcacaaaattgggTTTGCCGATGGTGTTGACAACTGATAATGCGAAAAATTTCTCCAGCCAAGAGCTCAAGGACTACTGTGTCGATTACGGTATCAAACTCACTCACACAACTCCATACTGGCCAAGTGCAAATGGCGAGGTGGAACGTCAAAACCGGTCGCTCTTAAACAGGCCATACACGATACGATTTGTTGTACGACGGTCGTACAACCGGTCGTACAACTTGTGTCGAAACGACCGTCTGAACGATTATCGCAACGTGTGTGCCTCTGTCGTACGACTTGTAGTACGACCCGGTCGTGTCGTATGGTAG